Part of the Vicinamibacteria bacterium genome, GTGGGGCCCAACCGCCGAGCGCTTCTTCGACGCGCGCCGCGAGCGCGATGACCCGATCGTCTCGCCAGGGGCCCGCGGTCAGCTGGACGCCGATCGGAAGGCCTCCCGACGAGGTACCCGCCCGAACGACCGCGGCGGGCCATCCCGTCAGGTTCTGGGTCATCGTATAGCTGAATCCCGGATACGAATCGGGAAGCTCGCTCGGCTTCA contains:
- a CDS encoding amidase family protein, whose protein sequence is KPSELPDSYPGFSYTMTQNLTGWPAAVVRAGTSSGGLPIGVQLTAGPWRDDRVIALAARVEEALGGWAPPPI